One uncultured Carboxylicivirga sp. genomic window, TGGATCTTAAATATTGCCCAATCGATAATAGCCATATTTCTATCGGCCGATTTTCTTGGCAGAGATAAAAAACTGGACACAACAGAAGCCTTTTATGTAAGAAATATGTCAAATATTGATTATGTAATCGGAAAGACATTAGGGATTCTGAAAGTGTTTTTTGTTTTAAATGCGATTGTGCTGGCAATCGGAATTCTTTTTTCAATAATTGGAAGTGAAACCACTGTTAATTGGAGTTCCTATGTTATTTACCCATTGCTGGTATCTTTACCAACATTACTGTTCATTCTGGGGTTGTCGTTTTTTGCAATGACATTAATACGAAATCAGGCGATTACCTTTGTTGTTTTACTTGGTCTGGTAGCTTTGTCATTATTCTATCTACAAAATAAATTCTATGGGCTAGTTGATTTTCTCGGATTTTTCATGCCATTTATGCGCTCCGATTTTACCGGATTTGGAAATGAAACAGACCTTATCCTTGTTCGATCAGCCTTTTTGCTGTTGGGTATCTTTTTTATTCTGGCAACTGTATGGAGACTTCCTCGTCTGGAACAACAAAAATTTTCCAAATCAATATTAATAGCAGGATTATTAATAACAGGAGTCGGGGCAATGGCCATGATGTCATTAAAGGCAATGGGAGATAACGCAAACCAAAATTTAAGAGCAGAGGTAAGTCAACTCAACCAAAAATTAAAATCTACTCCATATCAGATTAATGATTATAAAGTTGATCTGAAACACGAAGGTGAAAAAATTATTGTAGAAACAAAGATTAATGTAACCAGAGAAGATGGAAAATCTGGGGATCTAGTATTAGCACTTAACCCAGGCTTGAAAGTTTTTGAAATTTCCATAGATGGAACTAATGTTGATTTTGAAAGATTGGCTCATTTAATTACCATCAATAAAAATACAATTGATAAAGAGAGTTTTACTCTAGAACTGAAATACAAGGGTGTCATAAATGATATGGTAATGTTTCCGGAAGTAAGTGATGAAACATTATTATCGTTGAATCGCCTTGATCCGATAGTTGCCAATAAGCAATTCAGTTTTATCGAAAAGGATTATGTGTTATTAACCCGAGAAGCAAACTGGTATCCGGTTGTTGCCTCTAAGTTATATTGGACTCGTTATCCATTTGTAAAAATGGACTTAAAAGTAGAGTCAGAACCAGATTTAAAAGTTATTTCGCAGGGAGAATCAAATCAAATGAATGATGGTATCTGGCAATTCAGCCCACAGCAGGCTTTAAATGCACATAGTGTGGTAATAGGTAATTTTGAGAAGATGAGTACACTGGTTGATAGTGTTGAGTTTAGTCTCTATTATCACTCAAAACATACTTTCTTCAAGCCTTATTTTACTGAATTGGGAGATACTGCATCTGTTCTGATTAAGAGCATGAAAGATGATTTCGAACGACAACTGGCGATTAATTATCCGTTTAAAAAATTATCTATCGTTGAATCGCCTATTAATTTTTACAGTTACTTGCGAAACTGGTCTTTATCTACTGAAGAAGTCATGCCTGAGATGGTTTTCTTTCCTGAAAGTGGTGGGGGTAACTGGCAAAATGATTTATCTAATCAAAAAAGAAGAATTGATCAAAGAGCCAAAGAACGAAATGAAGAAATGTCGGAAAGAGATATTCAGATTGAGATGTTTAAGAATTATCTGGGTGATAATTTTATTAGGCCTCGTCGTTTCTTTTTTGGAAGACAGCAAACGGGTGAACGAAGTGTTGAAAACTGGGGAAGGTATCAGATATTCCCACTTTATTATACTTATACTAACTCTGTAGAAGAAGAAGGTTATCCTTTGTTAACCATCGCGTTAGAGAATTATTTGCACGAACGTTTAAGTACAAGTGGACCTCCCGGAGGATTTGGTGGATTATCAACCAATGATGAAGTAATTCTGAAACTAAAAGATCGAAGTCTGACTAAATTAATTGAAGAAGAAGAGGTTAATGTATTGGGTAATATCTTCGCTTCGAAAGGAAATCAATTACTTTCAAGCTTTAAGGTAAATTCTGATGCAGTTTCTTTTGACAGACAATTAAATGACATTATTGAAGAAAGTCAATTCCAGAATTTGAGCATTGAAGAATTTACACCTTATATGAATCAACTGGCTCAAAATGATTTTAGTGAGTTGTATTCGAATTGGCTGAAAGATGAAGATTCTCCGGCTTTCATGTTTAGTAATGTTGATGTTTGGGAAATAAAAGAAGGTAACAGAATCAGGTATTTCGTTAAAGTTGCAGTTGCCAATAAAGGTGATATCGATGGTATTGTCGGTTTTACTATTCGTGAAGGCGAAAGGCGAGGTGGTCGTGGCCGGTTCCGTTCAGAATTTTCAATGGATCAGACATCCAATGCCAAAAGCTTTTTAATTCAAAAGGATGAAACTGTTGATATAGGTTTTGTTTTGGATGAAGTACCCAGGGATGTAACTGTTAATACATATTTGGCCAAGAATATTCCTTCAGATCAGAGACTGGATATTAATGATGTAATCAAAGATCAGCGAGTGGTTGATTTCTTCGAAGGTAAAAGGCCATCGACCAAAAAACTAAAATATGCTGAGGATTTCGAGGTAATTGTTGACAACGAAGATGAAGGTTGTCAGTTTGTTAATACTGGTGAAAGCAGAACCATAAAGGATTGGTGGTTGAGCCGACAGAATGAAGAAGATGATAACAGTGAAACATACGGAAGAATCCGATTCTGGAATACGCCTATCAAATGGCAACCTGTTGCAGGACAGGAGTTTTTTGGCAAATTTCTGAAATCGGGATATTATAAACGCAAAGGTTCTGGTGAAGGATATGTTAGCTGGACAGGGCAAATTAAAGCTCCGGGCAGTTATGAAGTATATGTTTATGTTCCAAACATCAGAGATCGATTCAGAGGCGGCCCGGGTGGAGGTCAGCGAGGGTATGAAAGAGATTTTCATTATACAGTTCAGCATGATGATGGTGAAGAAGAAGTTGAATTGAAAGTTACTCAGGATAATAATGGGTGGCTATCGCTTGGTGATTATTATTTCTCAGAAGGACCAACAACGATCAAACTTTCGGATCAGACAAACAGTGATTATGTTATAGCTGATGCAGTTAAATGGGTAAAGAAATAAATTAAACTTAATCATAAACTAATGAATAAAAGGTTACTTGGAATGATTGTGCTTTTTGTTTTGTTGGCAGTGCAACAGAATCAGGCTCAGCGTCTGATTACACTCCAGCAATCGGTGGAAGAAGCATTAAAACAAAGTCCGGATATAGTGAGGGCCCGCTATAATCTGGAACGTTACAGGGAATTGTTGAATGCCCAGAAGGCATCGCTGAAATCTAATTTCAGACTAGATCTTTCGCCTTTTCAATATAGCAATAGCAGGAATTATTACCAGGCCACTCAGAGCTGGTATCATGATGAAAATTTTACATCTTCCGGTACATTTAGTGTAAGCCAACCTATTTTATTAACTGATGGAGTCGTTTCACTGAGTAACGATTTTGGCTGGCAAACCAATAAACGTGATGATCCTAATTACGATCCTTTTACCGGTTTTACCAATAGTTTAAATTTACGTTTAGAGCAACCTCTTTTTACATATAACACGCGTAAAATGGAGTATAAGAAAATTGAGTTTAATTACGAAAATTCTCAATTGGATTATGCTTTGCAAGCCTTAAATGTAGAAAAGCAAATTACGCAGTATTTCTACCAGATCTATCAGGCTCAGATGGAGTTGATTACGTCACGGGAGGAATTGGCCAACAGACGAAAAAGTTTCGAAATTATAAAAAACAAAGTTGAAGCTGGTTTAACTGCAAAGGAAGAAGAGTTGCAGGCAGAGTTAGATATGTTATCAAGTGAATCAACCGTTCAAAATAACGAAGTGAATCTTGAAAACATAAAAGACAACTTTAAGCAAATGCTGGGAATGGACTTTTCGGAAGAGATAATGGTGATTGCTGAAGTTTCTGTTTTACCCATCGATATTGAATTGCAAAAAGCGGTTGATTTTGCTTTGGAGAACAGGATGGAGATTCGCCAACGTCAGATTGATATTGAAATGGGATTGTTTGACATCATAACTACTAACGCCACCAACGAATTCAAAGGAAATTTAGCCGTTCAGGTAGGACTGTTTGGTAATGCAGAAAAGTTGCCAAATATATATGACAAAACAAATAGAAATGACAATCAGGATGTACAGTTTAGTTTAGAAGTACCACTTTGGGATTGGGGAGAAAAGAAAGCAAGAATGAAGGCTGCTCAACTGGCACAGGAAACTAACGAGTATAATCTTACAGACCAAAAAAAGAATATTGTTCTAACGGTTCGTCAGATTGAAAGAAATTTAAAAAACTATCTGAAACAGATAGATATCGCCAAAAAAAATGAGGAAAATGCTCAATTAACTTATGAAATCAACCTGGAGAAATATCAGAATGGCGATTTAACCAGTATGGATTTAAATCTGGTGCAAAATCAGTTGACTCAGGCTAAAAATGATAAGATTGATGCGCTTATCAACTATAAGCTGGAGTTATTAAATATGAAACTTCAAACGCTATTTGATTTTGAAAATCAAAGAAATATAATGCCGGATGTTATCAAATACGAAACCCTACAATAAGCCTAAAACAAAATCGATGAAAATATTACAATATACAATAGTAAGCATGGCAGTTCTTGCAGCTCTGTCATCATGCGGAAATCAAGCCACCAGTTTTGATACTGATGTGGCAGTAAATGTATCAGTGGAAGAAGTAAAATTTAAACCCATTGAGCAAACATTGGTAACTACGGGTTCTATTACTCCTGCCATGCAAATTGCAATTAGTTCCGAAATGGCTGGAAATTACTTGTTGCAGATAAATCCGGCAACAGGTAAAAAATATAAGATGGGCGATAAGGTTAAAAAAGGTGATCTTATTATCAAGCTTGAAGATAAGGAATATGAGAATAATGCCAATGTAGAGGGTGCAAAGCTTGAAATGGAAATTTCAGAAATGGAATATACAAAACAAAAGGCTTTGTATGAAAAGGGTGGTGTTACCCTTCGTGAGCTGGTAAGTTCTGAGCAAACATTGTTGACATCAAAACAAACCTTTGAGAATGCTGAAATATCATTGGCTAAAATGGAAATCAGAGCGCCGTTTACAGGCACCATTACCAATTTGCCATATTTCTCACCTGGAGTAAGAATTGAAAGTGGTACTGAGATATTAGGAATGATGGAATACACAACAATGGTTATGGATTTGAGTATGCCTGAAAATTTGATGGGTAATGTTCAAATGGGACAGCCGGTAAACATCATGAATTATGCTTTACCCAACGATACATTAAAAGGTCAGATTTCTGAGCTTTCGCCGGCAATTGATGTAGATGCAAGAACTTTTAAAGGGCGTATTAACGTTACCAATGAACAAGGTTTATTAAAACCTGGAATGTTTGTTAAAGCTGAGATCGTTGTTGATCATCGCGATAGTGCCCTTGTAATTCCTAAAGATGTGATTCTGACCGAAGGAAACCGAAAGCTGGTTTATGTGGCTAAAAAAGAGGTTGCCGAAAAAATATATATCCGAACTGGAATTGAAACTTTAACTGAGGTGGAAGTTATCGGAAAAGAATTAAAAGAGAATGACCGACTGATTGTGAAAGGCTTTGAGACCTTGAGAAATCGTTCTAAGATTAACATCGTTAAAAAGTAACCTGCTAAAATTTATCTATGAGAGCCATTTCACGATTCTCAGTTAATTATCCGGTCACGGTTGCCATGATTGTACTCGCCACCATTTTACTGGGAGTTATTTCATTGTCGCGTTTGGGCACGGATTTGTTTCCGGAAATGCAAAATCCCCGTATCTATGTTGAATTGGATGCTGGAGAACGATCGCCGGAAGAGATTGAAAAACGCTTTGTTGAACAGATAGAAGCATTGTCTGTTCGTCAGAGTGGTGTAATAAATGTATCATCAGTCAGCAGGGTTGGTTCTGCTGTTATTACAGTTGAATATGATTGGAGTAAGGATATCGATGAAGCATTTATCGACCTTCAGAAAGCATTAACAACGGTTAGCCAGAACGACGATATTGATGAATTAAATATCACTCGTTTTGATCCAAATGCTTCCCCGGTTATAAAAGCCGCTTTCAAAAACGAAGAAATTACAGATATGAATGAGCTGCGAAAAGTGGCAGAGAATTATATCCGTAATGAGTTAATTCGCGTTGAAGGTATTGCCGATGTGCGAATATCAGGCGATGAAGAAGCTCAGGTACTGGTGGTGGTTGATCCAGGTTTGCTTGAAGTTAATAGTTTAACTATGTCTTCGGTATTAAGTACCATCACCAGCTTCAATCAGAATGTTTCAGGTGGTTCCATCGAAGAAATGGGCCAGAACTATATTATAAAAGGTTTAAGTGCCTTAACCGATTTGGAAGATGTTCAGAATTTGGTTGTAAAAACAACTGAATCATCAACAAGTACAGCAAGCACCAATACTGCTACAACTACATCATCATCAACTGCAGCTATACTATTGAAAGATGTAGCTTCGGTAAGATTTCAGAATCAGGAACCGGAAACAATTGTTCGTTTGAATGGTGAAAGATGCCTTGGTATTTCTGTTTATAAAGAGACAAGATTTAATACAGTTGAGGCTGTTGAGAAACTTGAAGAAGCTTTTGCTTCAATCCAGAAACGTTTGCCATCATATGAGCTTGTTGTTATTAATAATCAGGGTAAATTCATACAAAGTGCAATTGGCGAAGTACAAGAAAGTGCATTAATTGGTATTATATTCGCAGTTTTTATTCTCTTTATTTTCCTAAGACGATTTGGTGTTACATTAATTGTAAGTCTGGCTATCCCGATATCTATTATTGCCACCTTCAATCTGATGTATTTTAATGGTCTTACCTTAAATATTATGACACTTGGAGGTTTGGCTTTGGGTGCAGGTATGTTGGTGGATAATGCCATTGTTGTGGTAGAAAATATCTTCAGAAAACTTGAACAAGGCATACCTTTAAAAGAAGCGGCAATTGAAGGAACAAGTGAAGTGTCTGGAGCTTTAATTGCATCAACACTTACAACAATTGTTGTGTTTTTACCAATCGTTTATATACATGGTGCGTCAGGTGAGTTGTTTAAAGATCAGGCATGGACGGTTGCATTTTCACTTTTATCGTCGCTGGTTGTGGCATTGCTGGTTATTCCGGTGATGAGTAATGTATTCTTAAGACCAAAAAAGAATAAAAAGATTAAAGTTGTACAACAAGATGCTGGATTTAAGGTATATGGTCGGTTTTTACAGGGTGTTCTTGAACGCAGAATTATTGTAATTATTGGGGCTGTTGTACTGGTGGCATTAACAGTTCTTCTTATTCCAATGGTTGGAAGCGAATTTATGCCTGAGACCCAATCGAGTGAAGTAACTATCGAGACGGTTTTGCCTGCAGGAACAGCGCTGGAAAGAACTGATGCTACTTTACTTCGAATGGAAGAGATGGTGAAAGCTTCGTTTGACGACAAGCTGGAAAGTATTTATTCACATGCGGGGCCGGAATCAAGTGAAACAACATCTTCTACCGAACAAGGTGAAAATACCGGATATCTTAAACTCATGCTGCACGAGGATGTTCATATTGCTTTTAATGATTTGGTGACCCATCTCAATACACTTTTTGATGGTATACAAGGTGTTGAACTAAGATATGTTCAGGACCAGTCGGCTCTACAAACCATGTTGGGAACCGATGAAGCACCTTTGTTGATTCAGGTGGCGGATGAAAATTCTGATAACCTCGAAGAGACAGCTCAGAAGGTAACTGAACTGATACGTGATGATGATGATGTTTACAATGTTAAAAGTTCGTTTGAAGACGGAGCTCCTGAAGTAAATGTCGTTATTGATCGTGTGAGGGCAGGAATTTTTGGACTGGATGTAAGCAGTATCATGTCAAGTGTTTCTAATTATCTATCGGCTCGTGATGGAGGAACCATGGAGCTGAAAGGTGAATTGACAGGTATCATGCTCGAAACGCCAAAAGTCAGGCTGGAACAGCTAAAAGATTTAAAAGTTTCAACAGGTGATCTGGAAGTATTACTTTCAGAGGTAGCAACTATTTCAATAGGACAGGCTCCTCGTGAGTTAATTAGAAATAATCAGAAGAGAGTGGCAAAAATTACAGCCATGGTAACTGATGAGAAGCCTTTTGACCATTTAGTGAAAGAGATAGAAACCAATATAAAAGAATTGGATGCGCCTAGTACTTCATCCATAAGCGTATTAGGTCAGGAACAAAAGAGGAAAGAAGCTTTTGGAAGTCTTCAGTTTGCTTTGATATTATCCATTATATTGGTTTATATGGTGATGGCATCGCAGTTTGAATCGTTGATTCATCCATTTACCATCCTGTTAACCATACCTCTTGCAGGTGTTGGAGCTGTATGGGCGTTTTTCTTATTGGGACAAACATTCAACATTATGGCCTACATTGGTATTGTGATGCTGGGAGGTATTGCTGTAAATGATTCCATTATTCTCGTGGATGCAATCAATCAGTTTAAACGGTCGGGGATGGAATTGAAACAAGCTATTGTTGCTGCTGGTCAGCAAAGGGTACGTCCTATTCTTATGACCAGTTTAACTACCATATTGGCATTGGTTCCGTTAACAATCGGGTTCGGTGATAGTGCATCATTACGTGCTCCAATGGCCATTGCAGTAATCGGAGGATTAATTACTTCTACTTTACTGACACTGGTAGTTATTCCTTGTGTGTACTATGTATTTGAAGGATTATTTGTTAGAAAACAAAATGTCTGATCAATATCATCCAAAGAAATTGTAAATGAGAATAATAATAAACAGGAAGGTACTGATCAGCATGCTCTTTGTAGCACTTACCATGTTAGGTGTCATTTCGTACAAGCAACTTTCGTTCGAATTGATACCTAATACAGAGTTTCCTATGCTTTTTGTCAACGTGAGGGCAACAACCCAGCTGGACCCGAAGCATATGGAGCAGGAGGGAGTTGTGCCTATTGAGGGATTGATCAGTACTCTGGAAGGAATTGAAAAGATTGAAACCCGTATTAGTCCGGGAAGTGCAACTATTTTTGTTTATCTCACTAAAGAGACCAATACCAAATATGCCTATCTGAAACTGGTTGAAAAAATTGAAGGTTCATCATCTGTAATGCCTGATAATATGATGGCAACAGTTATTAAAGCTGATTTGGAACAGGTGAATAACCAGTTTATGACCATTCAGGTGCGTGGAGAAGGTGGAGTTGACCGAATCCGGAATATTATTGAGCAGGATTTACTGGAACAGCTTGAGAGTATTGATGGTATTTCCAGCGTTCAGGTTAATGGAGGCCGGCAAAAGTCAGTTGAAATAATTTTTAATCAGAATGTACTGGATAGCTATAATATTACTTCGGGTCAGATACAACAAATGATCACTCAGGGCCAAAATGAAAAGATTTTTGCCGGTGAGGTTATTAAAGATGGAAGACGATTTTATGTGACAGCCGAAGCTGATTATAATTCGATTGATGAAATCAGAAATATAGTTGTTAAGTCTGACGGACCCGTATTATTAAAGGATATAGCAACCATTAATTTTGGTGTAAAAGAGGAAGATTCGTATAGTCGTGTGAATGGACTAGAAACAGTTTCAATCACAATGGCCAAGGCTTCGCAAGTCAATTTGATTGAGTTGTCTCATACAACGCTTAACCTTATTGATAAAATTAATCAGGAATATAAAAGCAAAGGCATTGAACTGGTGGTTGAAACAAACTCGGCCGAAACCATGGAGGAAAACCTTGATAGCATTATTGAACTTGCTATCCTGGGTGGTATCCTGGCCTTGTTTATCCTTTGGATATTCCTGAATAACATTCCTCTGGTGGGCATGGTTATGCTGTCTATTCCACTATCAGTATATGGAGCTTTCAACTTTTTCTTTGCGGCCGATATATCCATCAATGTATTAACTTTGGTTGGACTGGCTTTGGCAATAGGTATGTTGCTCGACAACAGCGTGGTAGTTATGGAGAATATCTACCGGATTGCTTCACAGGGGAAATACTCCAACGACGAAAGTGTAATCAAGGGAACCAAAGAGGTGTGGCGATCAGTAGCAGCGGCTACTTTAACTACCATTTCGGTTTTTCTGCCATTCGTTTTTTCACAGGATGTAATGTTTCGCGAGGTGGCTCGACACATTAGTGTTTCAATAGTTTCAACACTTATGGTTTCGCTACTGGTAGCACTGCTGCTGATTCCTATGCTCAGTCATTTATTCCTTTCGGGTATTATGAAGCATAAGATCGAAGCACTGGAAAAACTCTCTTTACACAACCGTATTGTTCAATATTACATATTGCTACTGAAGGCAACTTTACGAAAACCAGCTGTTACTATTTTAACCGTTGTTATCATCTTTTTTGCTGTGTTGCTCATCTCCGTTGGAGTAAGTATGACAACAGCTCGCGAGGCTGAAACCCCGGAATTTAATATCAGTGTGGATATGTCTTCAGGATCAACTCTTGACAACACGGATTTAGTGGTGCGTGAGGTTGAAAAACGATTGGAAGGATTGGGCGAAAAGCAGGATGTGATTAGTCGTGTACAGGATGAAGAAGCTACGTTGACGGTTAAACTTCAGGAAGATTATAAAAGTGTTGCAAAAAGAACCATTCCTGAAATCAAACAGGATATTCAACAACGCATCAGTAATGTAGAAGGAGGGGAGATAAGTCTTACTCAAACATCTACCAGTGCTATTGGTGGTGGAGGTGGTGGTTTTGGCACGAACCCCGGTGCAGGAATGCTGACGATGCTGGGTTTGGGCGAACAGGAAGAGAAAGTGGTGATTAAAGGTGAGGATTATGATCAGATGCTGATGGTTGCCAATGATGTTAAATATTATCTGGAAAATAATATTGATAACATGCAACGTGTCAATATTTCCACTTCCAATAATCGTCCGGAGGTTCATCTGAACATGGATTCTTATTTGATGGGATTATATAATGTGGCTCCTCAGAATGTGATGTCGGAATTGTCTACCTTCAGGGGTGAAGTAACTTCAGGTGGTCAGTTAAAGGTGAATAACGAAACCTATGACATTATCATGAAAACGCTTGATAATCCTGAACAGACTGAGATTCCTGCCAAAACTATGGAAGAGCTGCAAAAGTTGAATATCACCACATCAAGCAATACCATTATTCCTTTGCGCGATTTTGCTGAGATCAATTATGCTTCCGGTCGCTCTGAAATTTTGAGGGTAAATCAGGAAAAACAAATAGAAGTCAGATATCGTTTTTCTGATGAGGTAAATGAATCTAAAGTTTTGCTGGAAGATGCCCGTCAGCAGGTGGATGATTTGGTTGCCACTGTTCCGCTGCCAACATCTGTTTCAGTGGATGTGATACACGAAGAAGATATGTTTGCCGACTATAAATTTCTGGCATTGGTGGGACTGATTCTCATCTTTATGATATTGGCTTCGGTATTTGAATCATTTACAGCACCTGTTGTTATGCTGTTTTCAGTTCCATTGGCAGCTATTGGATCATTGCTTGCTTTGGTATTAACAGGCAATTCACTCTTGAATTATAACAGCTTTATTGGCTTTTTAATTTTGTTGGGAGTAGTGGTTAATAATGGTATTTTGTTGATTGACTATTCAAGACAATTGCGCAAAGAAGGTTATGGATATGCCCGTGCTCTGATTCAGGCCGGTATATCGCGTATTCGCCCGATTACTATCACTGCTATTACCACCATTATTGCCATGATGCCTTTAGCAATGGGTAAATCGGAGTATGTGAGTATTTTAGGTGCTCCTTTTGCAATTACTGTGGTTGGAGGCTTAAGCTTCAGTACTTTGCTAACCCTGGTATTTATGCCAACTTTTGCCTTTGGTTTTGAACATTCATTGGATTGGATCAGGTCACTACCTCTAAAACTAAAGCTTGTTATATTCCTGAGCTGGATTTTTGGTTTAGGAGCGGTTTATTATTGGTCGGATGTTTCGTTTGCCTGGCAGTTACTATACTATGTTCTGATAATAGCAGGGGTGCCGGCTGTCGTTTATTTTGTGCGTTCTTCGTTACGTATGGCTAATAGTGAGTTGATTGCTCAGGATGAGAATGTGACCATTACGGTGCGTAACCTGGTTAAAGTTTACGACAGGGATGGAAGATTTACACGTGAATGGAAGTCGCGAGAAGCAAAACACAAAGAATTACTGGCAGAGAAAGATGTTAATTTAAAAGACAGCCTGAAAAAACTGGTTTGGCAATTACCATTAATGGGTTTTATGATCTATTTCACATGGTGGTATCTCGATTCCAAATTTATGGGACTGGTCTTTATCATTCTAGATTATTTTATTTTACAGTCTATCTATCAATCAATAGCTTTACTTTGGAGGAATAAGAGACAAACAGAATCTTCTCAAAAGTGGGATAAAAGATTTATGTTTATCATCAAATGGATCTATCCAATTGCAAGTGCAGTTGCTTATTACATTCATTGGGATTCTTTGGCAACAGCTATTAGTATCGTATTAATATGGTATGGATTATTAGCATTGATAGGTTCTGGAAGGAAGCTAAAAAGAGAAAAAACAAATATTGAACGGGTAACCGGTCGTTTTGCCGGAATTCGAAGAAGCTATTATCGCTTGTTAAGAGTTATACCTCTGATTGGCAAAGAGAAAACGCCATTTAAAGCATTGAAAGGTGTTTCACTGGATATCAAAACAGGTATGATTGGGTTGTTGGGACCTAATGGAGCTGGTAAAACAACCCTGATGCGAATCATCTGCGGTATTCTTGATCAGAGTTACGGAAAGGTTTATATCAATGGGTTTGATACTTCTGAAAAAAGAGAAGAACTACAAGGCTTGATTGGTTATTTACCTCAGGAATTTGGTACGTATGAGAATATGTCTGCATTTGAATTTCTGGATTACCAGGCCATGTTACGAGGTATTAAACAAGATGCCTTGCGTAAAGAGCGATTAGAATATGTATTGAAATCGGTTCATATGTGGGAGCGAAAAGATGATAAAATAGGCTCGTTTTCCGGTGGTATGAAACAACGTATAGGTATAGCAATGATTCTGCTT contains:
- a CDS encoding TolC family protein, coding for MNKRLLGMIVLFVLLAVQQNQAQRLITLQQSVEEALKQSPDIVRARYNLERYRELLNAQKASLKSNFRLDLSPFQYSNSRNYYQATQSWYHDENFTSSGTFSVSQPILLTDGVVSLSNDFGWQTNKRDDPNYDPFTGFTNSLNLRLEQPLFTYNTRKMEYKKIEFNYENSQLDYALQALNVEKQITQYFYQIYQAQMELITSREELANRRKSFEIIKNKVEAGLTAKEEELQAELDMLSSESTVQNNEVNLENIKDNFKQMLGMDFSEEIMVIAEVSVLPIDIELQKAVDFALENRMEIRQRQIDIEMGLFDIITTNATNEFKGNLAVQVGLFGNAEKLPNIYDKTNRNDNQDVQFSLEVPLWDWGEKKARMKAAQLAQETNEYNLTDQKKNIVLTVRQIERNLKNYLKQIDIAKKNEENAQLTYEINLEKYQNGDLTSMDLNLVQNQLTQAKNDKIDALINYKLELLNMKLQTLFDFENQRNIMPDVIKYETLQ
- a CDS encoding efflux RND transporter periplasmic adaptor subunit, which produces MKILQYTIVSMAVLAALSSCGNQATSFDTDVAVNVSVEEVKFKPIEQTLVTTGSITPAMQIAISSEMAGNYLLQINPATGKKYKMGDKVKKGDLIIKLEDKEYENNANVEGAKLEMEISEMEYTKQKALYEKGGVTLRELVSSEQTLLTSKQTFENAEISLAKMEIRAPFTGTITNLPYFSPGVRIESGTEILGMMEYTTMVMDLSMPENLMGNVQMGQPVNIMNYALPNDTLKGQISELSPAIDVDARTFKGRINVTNEQGLLKPGMFVKAEIVVDHRDSALVIPKDVILTEGNRKLVYVAKKEVAEKIYIRTGIETLTEVEVIGKELKENDRLIVKGFETLRNRSKINIVKK
- a CDS encoding efflux RND transporter permease subunit is translated as MRAISRFSVNYPVTVAMIVLATILLGVISLSRLGTDLFPEMQNPRIYVELDAGERSPEEIEKRFVEQIEALSVRQSGVINVSSVSRVGSAVITVEYDWSKDIDEAFIDLQKALTTVSQNDDIDELNITRFDPNASPVIKAAFKNEEITDMNELRKVAENYIRNELIRVEGIADVRISGDEEAQVLVVVDPGLLEVNSLTMSSVLSTITSFNQNVSGGSIEEMGQNYIIKGLSALTDLEDVQNLVVKTTESSTSTASTNTATTTSSSTAAILLKDVASVRFQNQEPETIVRLNGERCLGISVYKETRFNTVEAVEKLEEAFASIQKRLPSYELVVINNQGKFIQSAIGEVQESALIGIIFAVFILFIFLRRFGVTLIVSLAIPISIIATFNLMYFNGLTLNIMTLGGLALGAGMLVDNAIVVVENIFRKLEQGIPLKEAAIEGTSEVSGALIASTLTTIVVFLPIVYIHGASGELFKDQAWTVAFSLLSSLVVALLVIPVMSNVFLRPKKNKKIKVVQQDAGFKVYGRFLQGVLERRIIVIIGAVVLVALTVLLIPMVGSEFMPETQSSEVTIETVLPAGTALERTDATLLRMEEMVKASFDDKLESIYSHAGPESSETTSSTEQGENTGYLKLMLHEDVHIAFNDLVTHLNTLFDGIQGVELRYVQDQSALQTMLGTDEAPLLIQVADENSDNLEETAQKVTELIRDDDDVYNVKSSFEDGAPEVNVVIDRVRAGIFGLDVSSIMSSVSNYLSARDGGTMELKGELTGIMLETPKVRLEQLKDLKVSTGDLEVLLSEVATISIGQAPRELIRNNQKRVAKITAMVTDEKPFDHLVKEIETNIKELDAPSTSSISVLGQEQKRKEAFGSLQFALILSIILVYMVMASQFESLIHPFTILLTIPLAGVGAVWAFFLLGQTFNIMAYIGIVMLGGIAVNDSIILVDAINQFKRSGMELKQAIVAAGQQRVRPILMTSLTTILALVPLTIGFGDSASLRAPMAIAVIGGLITSTLLTLVVIPCVYYVFEGLFVRKQNV